The Polyangiaceae bacterium genomic interval TCACGGTGGACGGTCTCGAGTGGGCGAACGTCGTCAGCGCGACGTTGGCGTCCGGCGGCCGCGGCCGCAACGTGATCCCGGACGTGTTCGAGCTGAACTTGAACCGTCGCTTCGGACCGGATCGCTCCCTGAACGCCGTGCTCGACGAGATCCAAGAGCTGGTGGGAACGGACGCGGAAGTGGAGTTCACGGACAAGAGTCCGGCGGCGCCTCCTCTACGCAACCACCCGCTGGTGCGTGCCCTGGCAGACAGCGGCGTGCTCGCCGTCGAGCCCAAGCAAGCCTGGACGGACGTCGCCCGTTTCGCCGAGCTGGGCGTTCCCGCCGTGAACTTCGGCCCCGGCGTGCAAGCACAAGCCCACCAGAAGAACGAGTGGACGCTGGTCTCTCAGCTCGAGACCGGGCGCGAGATCCTGCGGCGCTGGCTCACGACCATCGGAGCGACGTGACGCGGCGGCGACTGGCTTTCTGCTGCCTGTCGCTCGCTCTGGCGAGTTGCGACGGCGGGCAGAAGCAAGCGCCCCGAGCCGAGCCCTCCGCCGCTCCCCAGGCCGCACCGTCACTGCTGCTGGCAGCGAACCTGCTGCCGGCGCTGGATCTACTGAAGAGGCAGGCAGGGCCGAACATCCAAGCTCTGGAGCTGGATGCCTATCCCGATCATTTGGTTTTGAAGGCGCGAGACCCGGCGCTGCCGGCCCGCGTGTTGCAGCACGTGTACCGAGATGGTCGGCTCGAAAAGCCCGTCCCCGTACGCCTCTTGGGCGCCGGCAAGCTGGACGAGAATCTGTTTCCCCTGAGCGACGCCCAGCTGGATGCGATCCCCGAGCTGTGTCGGAGTGCCGTGAAGACGGTGGACGAGCGCTTCGGCAAGGTGAGCCACGTGTTGCTCCGACGGAACCTGCCCCTCGACGAGAACGTGCAGTTCCGCGTCTACGTTCAGAGCCCTGCGAAGGACGGCTACGTGGACGCCGACGCCTCCGGCAAGCTCCTCGGAGGCGGGTGAGCTCCGCCGTCACCCGCACCCCGCTGGTGCGTCACGGAGCTGGAGCCGCAGGCGAGGTGTCCGACTGGGTGGTCGTGGAAGAGCCGCTGGAGATCCGCATCGCCGGAGAGCCGCTGGTCGTGACCATGCGCACGCCGGGACACGATCACGAGCTCGCCGCGGGGCTCTTGCTGTCGGAGGGCTTGATCGCGTCGCGCGCGGACCTCGGAACCATGTCGCACTGTGGCCGAGTGGACTCCGAGGAATATGGCAACGTGCTCGACGTAGTGGGCGCGCCGGGCGTCGTGCTGGAAGTTCCCGAGAGCAGCGGGCGACGCTTGCCGATGACCGCTTCCTGCGGCATCTGCGGTCGGCAGAGCATCGACGCGCTGTTCGAGCGCGTGGGGACGCTCACGGATTCACTCGTGGTACGCGCTGCTCGGATCGTCGAGCTTTCCCGCGGGCTGTCGGCAGCGCAACCCGGCTTCGAGCGTACCGGCGGCCTGCATGCGGCCGGGATCGCGGCCCCGAACGGAGCCTACCTCTGCGTGCGGGAGGACATCGGCCGCCACAACGCGGTCGACAAGGCCATCGGTCGTCTGTTGCTCGATGACGCCCTGCCCTCCGGAGGCGTGTTGGTCGTCAGCGGTCGCACGTCCTTCGAGATCGTCCACAAGGCCTGGGTTGCTCGCATCCCCGTGCTGGTCGCTGTTTCCGCGCCCAGCTCCCTGTCGATCGCGACGGCGCGCCGCGCGGGCATCACGCTCATCGGCTTCAGCCGGGGCGACGGCTTCAACGTCTACACGCACGCCCAACGTATCGTCTAGAGCGCTCTAGCTCTGCTTGGAGTCCGCTTCGTTCAGCGCACGGCGAAGCTCCTCGGTGGCCCGAGTCAAGCTCACCGGCGGGATGGTCATCTGTCGGCGCATCCACTCCTCCGCCTTGTCGACCTCTGCAGTGACCTCAAACGGCGTCTTTCGGCGACCGCTGAGCATCGACATGCCCGCGAGCACGCTCCGCCCTACCGCCGCTTTGAATCCGGTCCCTTCGACGACGCAGGCCACGCACTTGAGCCGATCACCCAGGCCGTTGATGAGATCCGCGGACGCCTTGCGAAGGTCCGAGTCGGGAGCGCCCGCGGTCGGCTCGATGACACACAAGAACCCGCCGTTGCCGCCGCTCTCCTCCACGGTGCTCGTCAAGCCCATGCGTTGCTTCTGGAACCGCGCGTGGGTCACCTCCCCCCGCCAGATCACGATGCAAACGGGACCCAGTTGACCGACGGCGATGCCATCCGAAGCGGTTGATACCTGTAGGGCGGCTGGAGCGTGAGATAGCGACATTGTTCCGAGGGTCGATTGTAGGAAGCCCCCCGGAGATGTGAACCACAAAGTTCCTTCGGGCCCACGGACGGAAAGGTGCGTTCGTGTGCGCTCCTGCAGTTTTCCGGGCTAACCGGCCTGAGCGCGACGCGGGAGCATGGCCACGCCAGCCCGCGTGAGCTCTTCGGAGAGAGCCGCCATGAAGGCGCGCAGATCCTCGAAGCTGTTATGCATGGAGATGGTGAAACGCAGGCCTGCCCGCCCGAGGGGAACTGCCGGGAACGCGCTCGGAGAAACGTAGAAGCCCCGCTTCCACAGCGCTTGAACGATGCCGTAGGTGACGTCTTCCTTCCCGCAACGCACGAAGAAGACCGGGGTCCGGTCGTGGGTGGGCAGGCCAACGTCGAGGGATTGGGAGAGCGACAGCACCAGATCGATACGTTCCAACAGTCGCTCCTGGAGATCAGCGAACTCGGGTGTGAGGTGCAGCCGCGCAGACGCAACCGCGGCGCCGAGCATGGGCGGTTGAACGGGTCCCGAGAACATCATCGGACCCGAGCAGCGCCGCACGCGGGTCCGAAGCGTAGCGTCGGGAAACACCAGAGCGCCGCCTGCCGCGGAAAACGCCTTGTTGAGGGACAAGGCGACGATCACCCGGCTCCGATCCGCAAGGTGCTCCAGTGCGAACCCGCGACCGTGGGTACCGGTCCACGATGTGGAGTGCGCGTCGTCGATGTAGAGGTGGAGCTTGGGGTACTGCCGCAGCAGCTGCTCCAATTCCTTCGCTGGAAAGAAGTCGCCCAGCATGGAATACAGGCCGTCGAGGACGTACCAGACTCGGTTGTGCTCCACGGAGAGCTCTTCGAGCTTCTGCTCGAGGAGCTCCATTCGGCTGTGCACCACGCCGGTAACCGGGATCCCCTTCAAGAGGCCGACGGCGGTCTGCAGGCTCGCGTGCGCGAACTGGTCGACGATGACGGCGTCGCCCGGCTCCACGAGTACCGGCAAAGCTCCGATGTGCGCCAACGTGGTGGACGGCGCCACCATCACCTGGCCACCGGTCATCTGACCCAGCAGCTCTTCGAGCTCTTCATAGAGGGGAGAGCTGACGAAGGCGCGCGAATAGGAGAACTGGGTGCCGTAGCGCTCGGTAGCGTCGATGGTGCCTTGCTTGAGCTCCGGCCGGAGCTCGAGGCCCATGTAGCTACAGCTGCCCAGGTTCTTCATCGAGCCCGTCGTCAGTTCGAGGGTTTCGCCGGTGTAGGCTTGACCCTGCGCCTTGTGCAAGACGAGTCCTGCGTTCTCCGCTTGCACCATGGCGTTCTCCACTGCATCCACCAAAGTGCGAGCAGCGCGTCGCGTACCGGAAGCTCTCTTGTTCATCATTTGACGAGATGACACGCGACCGCTAGCAACGGCAGGTGCCCCAGTTTGGATTCCCGACAGGAGTTGGCGCGACCGATCTGGACGAACCAAGAGCTGACGACGACGAGCTTGCGACCTGTCGCGCCGCGAGGCAATCAGCGCTCCCACTACCGAATGACATGCATCAGTCTGCTACGAGAAGCCACCTTGCGCCCGCGGGACGTCGGGTTTTGGCGCTTCGGTTTCGGCAGGGTGACGATAGATTGATCACATGGATCGCTTCAACCTCGCCGTCACCGAGCTCCGACGCCTGAGCGCGGAAGATCCGAGTCGAGAGCAGGGTCAGCCGCGTGAGCTGCTGCACGCGGATCGCCTTTCCGAGTGGCTCGAGCGTATCGCGCCCGAGGCTTCCGAAGCTCTGCGTCTTTCCGCCTATTGTCAGCACTTTCTGCGCTTCAAATGGCCTCGTTCTCGCTTTCCAGAAGGGAGAGAGGGCTACCTGCGTTGGCGCAAGGAAGCCCAGGTCTTTCACGCTGCGGAGGCGGAGAAAGTACTTCGCACAGTGGGCTATGGGGACGACATGGTCGAAGCCGTTCGGCGCATCGTTCAGAAACGAAATCTGAAGCACGACAGAGACGTGCAAGTGATGGAAGACGCGTTGTGTCTTTCGTTTCTCGAGCACGAGCTCGGCGCCTTCGCCGCCAAGCACGACGACGAAAAAGTGGTTCACATACTGAAGACCACATGGCGCAAGATGAGCACCGACGGTCAAGTCCGCGCGCGTGAGCTTTCAGCAGATTTGCCCGCAAACTTGCAGACTCTTCTCGCTCGAGCGCTGGCAAACGCAAGTTGACGACGATGTCGGACAACGTGCGCCGGTCGCGCGCGTATCACCCGCAGGGGTGATCCACAAGCCTCGCCTCTCATCGTAATCTCTAGAGTGGCAATTACCCTGAGGAGGCCGCAATGCTGACCACTCGCTCTTTCCGCTTGGCTGTCGTGCTGCTCGGGCTCACGGGGATTGCCTGCAGCAACGCCGTCGACGACGGCAAGGCGTCAGAGCAACAGGAGACCAGCGTCCAGAACGCGCTGGAGATCTCCGTTGGCAAGAGCTCGCTGTCGGTGGAGTACGCCTCCTTCTACGCTCCTCCCGCTGGAGTAGCCGGTGGCAAGACCGTCGTCTTCGTGGGCTCGCCGTTGGAGGGCAAGGTCAACGTCCTCAGCCGTTTCTCCGGACAGCCCGTCGGTGAGCTGCCGCCCCCCGAAGGCGGCTTCATCTTGCCGTTCGTGCTGCACTCCACGGGCAGTCATCGCGTCACGCTCTTGGACGCCGGTGGGCTGCCGAGCCCGGATCCCTTCTATCCGGCCAACCCCACGCTGTACGAATACGACTATGGCTGGCACGCGGGGCAGTTCTCCGCGACGTTGAAGAAGAGCATCAGCTTCCAGGACGCGACCATCGGGTTCGCGGAAGACTTCGTGAAGCTGGCGGACGGAAGATACGTGGTGTCCGACGCGATCCTCGGAGGCATCTGGACGGCGGACCCGGACGGCACCGTGCACCCGGGCATCGTCCCCGCGAGCGACGCGCCGGAAGACGCCATCCCGGAGATCACCATCTGCGACAGCATGCCGCTGATTCAGGTGGGTGGCGTGCCGTTCCTGTTTGCCGGCGCGACGCTGCCCGGCGTGTCGCCCCTGGAGGCGCGCTTCGGAAAGCTCTACTTCTACTCACCGTGTGCCGCGGGCCTGTACTCGGTGCCGCTCTCGGTGCTGTCGGACAACCGCGCCCCCTACGAGCGCGCCGCCGACATCCAGCTCGTATCCCCAAAGCCGGCGAACATCGAGGTCGAACAGCTCCTCGCCCTCACCTTCGATCCGCGTCCGAACAGCCCCTGGGTATATGCAGCGGATTCTCTGCAGCTGCAGGTCATTCGGATCAACGTGCTGACGGGCAAGCGCGAGGTCGTGGCTTCCGACCCGACGCTGTTCAACTTCCCGTCCACCATGGCGTTCTTGCCGCCCGTTTTCGGCGTCTCGCCGCTGGTCGTCGTCTCCAATCAGCAGCACCTGCTGACGCTCACCAACTACGCGATCGACACGGACATGCCGCACCTGCCGTTCCTCGCCACGAAGGTGTTCATCAAGCAGCACCCGCACTTTCACTGAGCTCGAGCGCGGACATCCCCGAGCCCCGAGGGCATCGCCTTCGGGGCTCTCTGCGTCCATCCTTGGTGAGGGTCTTTGTTGGTGCGGCGCGATCCCCGTCCCTGACGCTGGTCGAAAAAAAGCGGGGCGGTCTCCGAGGAGCCCGCCCCGCCGGCACGGGGGATGCGATTCGATTCGTCTCAGAAGTCGTTCGGGGGAGGCGTCGAGAAACGGCCGGGGAACGGGTCGGCGTTGTGACGGCGGTCGACCTCCGCGGGGGTCCAGGGCCAGCTCGAGCCGCGCTCTTGGAAGAAGGCGACGCCGATGACGCCGACGTTGCGGTCGTCACCCTTCTTGGCGGCGTAGGAGCCGCGGACGCTGCCGAAGCGGAACGCTGCGACGGTGTCGAAGTTGCGGCGGAAGCCGTCAATCTCCACGGTCGCGAAGGGGTTCAGGATGTATCCGCGGTTGGAGAAGGCGCCGGCGCGTCCGTTGATGACGTCCAGGCCGTCGACGGTGGCCACGGCCTCGAAGCGATTTCCAGTATTGTTGCGGATCTGAATGACGTAGCGCTGGCCGTGCTCGCCGACCACGTAGGTACTACCGCCGGAGCTGAACCCCTCGAGGGGCCGGCCCCCGGCGTCGAGCAGGCGAACCGTAAAGGCGCCGCTACCGATGCGAGAGCTGCCGTCGCTGAAATCCGAGATGCCACTGCGTCGCGCCATGGCTCGGACGCCTTCCGCGTCGTTGTAGAAGAGCTTGGACATCGCCACAGGGCTGTCGGGATCCTCGCGGAAGAACGGTGCCGTCGATACGTGGCTGTCGCGGTTCTCGCCCCAGCGAGTGCCGAGCCCGGGACGCGACTCGGGCTCCGCCGCGCTCTTCTCTTCGAAGGCGCGGTCTGCCGAAGCGCCCGCCGACTCGGAGGTGGGAGCGCTGGCCGGCGCGGGTTGACCGGGCTGGGCGTAGCCGGCGGAGTCGTTCGAGCCCTCGCTGTACTCGGCACCCCCCATCGTACCGGGGCTTGCCGGGGCCTGCTGCGAAGCGCCGCCGCACGCCGCCGCCATGAGCGAAGCCAAAACTGCGGAAACCAAGCTCGTTCGTGTCATCGTCGTCCTCCTGTCCGTGCCTCGAACCTGAAAACGGGGACGACCCCAGGGCCTTACAGGGAAAATGTGGCGCCGCGGGATTCCGCGGGTTTTCGTGGGGTTCGGGCCGGGTGGTTCCGCGGCGGACCAACAAGAACCCGTCAGCGGATGTTGCTGAGGCAGCCCAGGTCGATGCTCAGCGTCGTGCCCGGCTTCTTGGCGTCGTCACAGGCGCTGCCGCACAGCAGGATCTTCGACTTGCTGGCGTCGAACTGCCAGCCGTCGGCGCCCTGGTCGCAGGGCGTGGAGTCGTCCTTGGGGATATCGGCGCCGTTGTTCTTCACCTTCACCGAGTCGTAGTCGATCTTCTGGCCGGGCTTCACGCCGGGCATGTCGATCTCGCAGGAGAGCGCCGTGCCACTGATGACCGCCAGCGCAGCCTGCAGGTCCTGGCTCAGGTTGGTGCTGGTCGTCATGTCGAAGTGGCAGTCCCCCACGTCGGCGGGGCCGGGCGGGGACGGATCGTGGGTGCAGGATGAGCTGGTGGGCGTTCCCCCCTGGTAGGCGATCTCGGAGAGCAACGCGCGGCCGTCTTCGCTGCCGGGCACGCCGATGACGAAGGTCCGGATGTTCACCGAGCGGGCGTTGGGGATGTCCTGCGTCAGGAGCCCGGAGATGGCGCTCGGCTTGCAGGTCTCGAAGCCATCGGTGATCACCACCACGAACAGGTTGCCGTCGAGAGCGCCCGTCTTGAGCTGCTCGTACAGGTGCTTGTAGGAGAGGATGGTGGCGCCGACGAGGGGCGTCTGCCCCTTGGGTGAGATGCCGTCCAGGAACCCCTTGAGCGCGGCGTTCTGCGTCGCGTCCATGGGCAGCACGCCCACGTCTGGGCTTTCCGTGGGGATGCACTCGCTCCCCGAGATGGGGAAGCTGACCATGCCCACGCTGGCGTTTCCGCCGGCTTGGATGTCGTCCAGGGCCTGCTTGAGCGCATCGCGAGTGAGCTCCCACTTCGTGGGTTGGCTCGGGAATTTCGGCACGGGGCTCTGCTCGCACTCGGCGGTGCTCTGCCCGTCCGTCGGCAGGTTGCAGTTCATGCTGCCGCTGCGGTCGACCACGAACAGCAGGTTGGCGTGCACCAAACTGCCGCCGACCACGGTGGACGCGCACGCATCGCCGGCGTTGCCTCCGCTGCCCCCGGTGGCGCCGGTGCCGCCCCCCGAGCCGCCGAACAGGATACCCGAGTCTGCGGCCGTGCCACCGCCCGATCCGGAAGCCGCGGAGCTGCCGCCGCTTCCGAAAGTGCTGTTGCCGGGATCGTCGCTGCCACAACCGACGTAGCCGAGGGTCAGCGCCGTGGCCGCGGCAAAGGCGGCGCTTCGAGCTCGCTTTCTCATCTCGACCTCCTCAAGATCCCAGGCAACCCAGCGCAATCTGGATGCCAGCATTTTGGTCCGCCGAAACCGCGGTGCACGTCGCCGGGCACAGCACGATGAGCTTCGGGTTTGCGTTGTTGTCGTAATGCCAGCCACCACCCGCGCCGCATTGAGACGCGTCGTTCACTCGCGTCAGCTGCTGGGCAGGCCCACCGCTCCCCGGCGTGTACTCCACGATCACCTTGTCCGGATCGATGACCCCGGCGTCGGTGTCCGGGATGGTGTACTGGCAGCCGATGGCCGTCTGCTGAATAGCCTGCAAGACGGCCAAAAACACCTGCGGATCCCCGTTGGCCACGTTGTAGAAGTGGCACGGCGACACGCCGCCGCCGCAGTACTGGGTGTGGGACGGCGCTCCGGCGTTGTTCGCCAAAGTCTCCAGGTTGGAGAAGGTCGCGCCCGTCATGCCGATCACGAAGGTGGGGATGTTGGTGGTGCCGAAATGGTTGGCCAAGATGGTGTTGATCTGGCTCACACTCGTCGGACTGCAGGACGTCGGGTCGCCGTCCGTGATCAGCACGCCGATCATCTTGCGACCGGGCTGCTCGTGGGCGGCCGTGTAGGAGGCGATGCCGTTAGCGGCGGCAGAGGTGGGCGTGTTGCCGCCCGGCGCGGCGCCGTTCATCGCGGAGTTGAGCGCCGCGACGTGATTGGGCAGCGTGTTCATCGCCACCTGCGCGTTGGTGAGATTGGGACACGAGCTGCCACTGAAGAACGACAGCGCCACCCCGGTCCCCACGGAGCTGGGAGCCGTGAAGAACTTGTTGAGCGCGTTGATGGCGTAGCACCACTTGCTGGTGCCGGTGGAGCCGACGTTGCAGTCGGTGCCCATGCTGCCGGACTTGTCCAAGATGATGTACATGTCGAGGGGCAACGGCTCGGCTTTGATGGCGGACGCCGCGCAGGTCGCGTCCGGCGAAAGCGCCGCGTCTTCCGGATCTGCGTCGTAGCCGAAGCTCACGTCGGCCAAGCCCGCTTCGGCGCCGCCGCTGGCCGCTGCACCGCCGCTGGCCGCCGCGCCCCCGTTGCCGCCGCTGGCCGCGCCCCCACCCTGCCCGCCGGTGGACGAATCGCCGTTCTGTCCCCCGCTGGCGGCAGCTCCGTCTTCAGGTCCCCCGCTGATCGTGCCCGAGGATCCGCAGCCGACAGCGAGGGAGAGCGTTGCCGACACCATTGCGAGACCCAACCCCAGAATAGATGCCCGCATACATTGATACTGAACCTTTCCGCGAAAGAAGCAACGCGGAGTATTCCTGCGACACGCCCCTACACGAGGCGCGCCAGCAGCTCTTGCGGGCTGGGACGACTGGCGGCGCGCGCGTGGATCGCGAGTGGTGCGCGCGCATCGCTCGACGCGTGCGAAAGCGCCGTTTCGTCCCGGTACAAATTCGTCAACACGCTCGATAGCTCGCGGCTCACCTCCGAGAAGGTGGCGTCGTCGTTGGGCGCGTTCAAGCGGTCGACGAGCTCCAGCAAGAGCTCGTCGGTCTTGAAGCGCACACCTGTGGCGGCCTCGAGACGCACGGCGGCGGCAAGCAGACGCTGGAGGCCGTCGCGCAGACGCTCGCCTTCCGGCGGCGCTTGCCGTTTGCGGCTGTACGTCAGGCCGGGACGACCGTCGCCCTGATCCCAGTAGTAGTCCCCCGCGTGGCCGATGAGCACGATGCCCGGCCCTCGATGCACGTGGCGGTAGTCCGCGACGTCGATCAAGAGCTCGTCGTCCAGGGCTTCGTCGCGGATCCAGCCGTGAAACACCTCCACGAAGGCATCCAGCTCCGCGGCGTGCTCCGCGAACAGCTTGAGCTTCAGCTTCTCCGCGCGCATGTCAGGACAGGGCGCCGCTCAGGCGCGTGTAGCATTGGTGGGCAGCGTCCACGAACAACTGGGCTTCCTCGATCAGCTGGTGGGCGGCTTCTTCCGACACTCCGTTGATACCTTCCCGGTGAGTACGAAACAGGAAGTGGGCGAACTTGGCTCCCGCGAACGGGTCTGAGAACAGCTGGGTGTCCACCAAATGGGTACGGAACTCCCGCACGATCTCGTCTGGCTCTTCCCCGACATTCGGCGACTTCTCCCGAGTGAGCGCCCGCGCCGCTTCCAGCATCGCGCTGTAGGCGCGCGCCGCCGCGTCGTGCGGGCTGCCGGCGTCGAGCAAGAGCTGCGCTTCGAACACCTCGCGCTCGCTGGCCGCCAGGCCCATCTGGACGAACGGCACGACCTCCCCCGCACACTCGCCGACGCCCATGTCCCCGATGGTGTACTCGCGCGGGTCGCCCCAGTCCGTGTAATACGAGGGGTCCACCTCGTAGGGGGGCACCTGAGTGAGATCCTCCACTTTGTCGCGCACCGCCTTCTTTCCGATGCGCTGCACGTACGCGCGATACGTCTCGCCCTCCTCGCGGTTCTGCGCGTAGTCCCGACTCAAGCGCTCGACGGCGGTGGGAACGTTCTTCGACGGGATGGCACCGATGGCGAGGCCGAAGGCGCCCGCGTTCTGGCTCCACTGCCCGCCCACCACCAGCTGAAAGTGCGGCACCCGGCGCCCGCTCACGGTGCGGCTGACACCCAAGAAGCCGATGTCGGCGACGTGATGTTGACCGCACGCGTTGAAGCATCCGCTGCACTTGATGTGCAGTCCGCGAGCCGCCTCGGGGATCTCCCCGTTCAGCACCGTGAGGCGGCGGCGGAGCTCGCCGGATAGGCCGCGGGAAGCGGAAATCCCGAGCTTGCAGGTGTCCGTACCCGGGCATGACGTCACGTCGCTGATGGTGCCCGCGCCCGGTTCTCCCAAGCCGATGGCGGCGAGCTCCTGGTACAGCTCCGGAATGTCGGCCTGGGAGACCCAGCGCAGCAAGAGGTTCTGATCGACCGTCGCCCGGAGGGTGTCGCCGGTGAATCTCCGCGCGAGGCTCGCGACCGAGCGCGCTTGATGACTGGTGAGGTCGCCGAGGGGCAGCGTGATGGTGGCCACGGCGTAACCCTCTTGCGCTTGGGGCCGCACGTTGGAATCGATCCAACGCTGGAGCTCGGGAGAGTGCCCCTGCTTGGGAAGCTCGGATGCGGCCCTCAGGGGTTTTTCCTCCACTTCCGAGGGATTTTCGATCATGTCGGTCCAACGCGGATCCGGCCGAAGTCCGGCGCGCTCTTCACGGATCAGCCTGGACAGCTCCTCCATCCCCAGCTTCTTCACCAGGAACTTGAAGCGCGCCCGGGAGCGATTGTCCTTCTCCCCCAGCCGCGCGAACACGCGACACACCGCCTGCGCCAAGGGCAAGAGCTCGTTCACCGGCACGAACTCGTCCAGCAGCTTGGCCCCCTGCGGAACCGACCCCAGTCCGCCTCCCAGATAGAAGGCGAAGCCACGCTCTAGGCGACCGTCCACGCTGCGCGTGCGGGCCACCAGACCGATGTCGTGGAAGTTCGTGAGGCCGCAGGGCTCGTCGGCGCAGCCGCTGAAGGCGATCTTGAACTTGCGCCCCATGTCCTGCACGTCGTCGTGCCCAAGGAGGAAGTGCGTCAGCGCATGCGCATAGGGAGTGACGTCGAACGCCTGGGTGTTGCAGGTGCCGGCGTAGGCGCAGGCCGTCACGTTCCGCACGGAGTTGCCGCAGGCTTCTCGCGTGGTGATACCGACCCGCGCGAGGCGGCGCATGAGATCCGGCGTGTCCTCGATGTGAACGAAGTGCAGCTGGATGTCCTGGCGCGTCGTCACGTGGAGGATGGAGTCCGAGTACTCCTCCGCGAGCTCCGCCATCACCTCCAGCTGCTCCGCGCCCAGCTTGCCGAACGGGATCTTGATCCGCTGCATGCCGGGGGCGTCCCACACCGTCGTGGGGCCCTTGCTGGGGCGCTCCGGAAACGGCAGCGTTCGAGTCGCCACGCCGTCGTGGCGCTGACCGTTGTCGTAGCGCTGGCCATAGACCCCACGCCGGAGGCGCGTCTCCGCGAACAGCTTCTCGTCGATGCGACCCTGCTGTCGGAGCTCGAGCTGGGTCTCGAAGATGTCGATCTCGCGCGCCCAGTCGTCGCGGATCTCCCCACAAAGCGCGCTCTTCCAGCTCATGGCTGGATCTGTACCCGGCATTTCCGATAATACAAGTAGGGAATACTAACAGGGGACGACAACTCCTGTGATATCAGTCATTTGACGATAGGAATTAGCACACCAAATTACTCAACAATTCGACCATGAGCCGTCGAGTCCTGTGCTACTCCCCCGGCCGCACACCGTTTCAGCGCCTCATGGCCGACGCGGTGGACAGCGGTGTGCTCGACAGCGTCGACGGACGCTTCCTGCACGGTGAGCTGTCCATCGAATGCCTCACCGTGCCCACGCCGGAAGAGGTGCTGGCCAGCCTGGCGCGGGACTACGTGCACCTCTTGGTGGTCGACCTACGCGGGGGTGTGGAGGCCATCAGCCGAGGCCGCGCCCTGCTGGACGTACTCGACAATCCCGACGACGTGGAAGCGCGCTACGGCTTTCATCGCATCATCGCGCTGGTCTCCGGAGACGATGCCCAGGCCGTGGATCGCCTCACCGTCGAGCTCGGACGCCGAGGCATCGGCACCGTCCTTCGGGAGTATCCCGACGAGCCGGAGGGAGCCTTCGCGCTGGTCGTCGTCATGGAGGTGATCCGCCAGTTGGCCAAGCGCATCCCGGGCAAGACGGCAGTCGCGGCCTCCGGCGGTGGCGTCACCGGCATCTACTTCGAGCTCGGAGCCCTGAAGTGCCTCGACGACTGCATGACGCCGGGGGTGAACCAGCTCGACATGTTCTTCGGCATCAGCGCCGGAGCCGTCGTGACCAGCATGTTGGTGCAAGGCTACTCCCCCGACGAGATCATGGCGGCCATCGCCGGCCATGGCGGCGGCCGGGTGCCGCGCCTGGACCTCCGGCTCTTGCGTCTCGGGCACCTGAATTTCCCCGACCTGGGGCGGCGGATGTGGGCCGCCACGGACGTGCTCTGGCGCGCGCTCTACGACGTGGCCTGGCACCGCTCGCTGCCGAGCGCCAACGACCTGTTCCTCGACTACACCTCGCTGGTGGGCCCGCCGCTCCGGTCCGACGGCTTCGAGCGCGTGCTCAGCGAGTTGTTTTCCCGCGCGGGCACCACCAACGACTTCCGCGAGCTGCCACGCCCGCTGTTCGTCGGCGCGTCGGATCAGGACGCGCGGCGTCCCGTGGTGTTCGGCAGCGAGGAGTACGACTACATCCCCATCAGCCTCGCGGTACAGGCGTCGCTCAGCGTGAACCCCGCTTTCGCCGCCGTGCAGATCGACGGACGTTACTACGAAGACGGCGCCGTGACGCGCACCAGCGACTTCGTGGAGGCGATCGAGCGGGGCGCGGATCTGGTGCTCGTGGT includes:
- the fdhD gene encoding formate dehydrogenase accessory sulfurtransferase FdhD, producing the protein MSSAVTRTPLVRHGAGAAGEVSDWVVVEEPLEIRIAGEPLVVTMRTPGHDHELAAGLLLSEGLIASRADLGTMSHCGRVDSEEYGNVLDVVGAPGVVLEVPESSGRRLPMTASCGICGRQSIDALFERVGTLTDSLVVRAARIVELSRGLSAAQPGFERTGGLHAAGIAAPNGAYLCVREDIGRHNAVDKAIGRLLLDDALPSGGVLVVSGRTSFEIVHKAWVARIPVLVAVSAPSSLSIATARRAGITLIGFSRGDGFNVYTHAQRIV
- a CDS encoding aminotransferase class I/II-fold pyridoxal phosphate-dependent enzyme → MMNKRASGTRRAARTLVDAVENAMVQAENAGLVLHKAQGQAYTGETLELTTGSMKNLGSCSYMGLELRPELKQGTIDATERYGTQFSYSRAFVSSPLYEELEELLGQMTGGQVMVAPSTTLAHIGALPVLVEPGDAVIVDQFAHASLQTAVGLLKGIPVTGVVHSRMELLEQKLEELSVEHNRVWYVLDGLYSMLGDFFPAKELEQLLRQYPKLHLYIDDAHSTSWTGTHGRGFALEHLADRSRVIVALSLNKAFSAAGGALVFPDATLRTRVRRCSGPMMFSGPVQPPMLGAAVASARLHLTPEFADLQERLLERIDLVLSLSQSLDVGLPTHDRTPVFFVRCGKEDVTYGIVQALWKRGFYVSPSAFPAVPLGRAGLRFTISMHNSFEDLRAFMAALSEELTRAGVAMLPRRAQAG
- a CDS encoding DUF4202 domain-containing protein, encoding MDRFNLAVTELRRLSAEDPSREQGQPRELLHADRLSEWLERIAPEASEALRLSAYCQHFLRFKWPRSRFPEGREGYLRWRKEAQVFHAAEAEKVLRTVGYGDDMVEAVRRIVQKRNLKHDRDVQVMEDALCLSFLEHELGAFAAKHDDEKVVHILKTTWRKMSTDGQVRARELSADLPANLQTLLARALANAS
- a CDS encoding VWA domain-containing protein, with translation MRKRARSAAFAAATALTLGYVGCGSDDPGNSTFGSGGSSAASGSGGGTAADSGILFGGSGGGTGATGGSGGNAGDACASTVVGGSLVHANLLFVVDRSGSMNCNLPTDGQSTAECEQSPVPKFPSQPTKWELTRDALKQALDDIQAGGNASVGMVSFPISGSECIPTESPDVGVLPMDATQNAALKGFLDGISPKGQTPLVGATILSYKHLYEQLKTGALDGNLFVVVITDGFETCKPSAISGLLTQDIPNARSVNIRTFVIGVPGSEDGRALLSEIAYQGGTPTSSSCTHDPSPPGPADVGDCHFDMTTSTNLSQDLQAALAVISGTALSCEIDMPGVKPGQKIDYDSVKVKNNGADIPKDDSTPCDQGADGWQFDASKSKILLCGSACDDAKKPGTTLSIDLGCLSNIR
- a CDS encoding VWA domain-containing protein; the protein is MRASILGLGLAMVSATLSLAVGCGSSGTISGGPEDGAAASGGQNGDSSTGGQGGGAASGGNGGAAASGGAAASGGAEAGLADVSFGYDADPEDAALSPDATCAASAIKAEPLPLDMYIILDKSGSMGTDCNVGSTGTSKWCYAINALNKFFTAPSSVGTGVALSFFSGSSCPNLTNAQVAMNTLPNHVAALNSAMNGAAPGGNTPTSAAANGIASYTAAHEQPGRKMIGVLITDGDPTSCSPTSVSQINTILANHFGTTNIPTFVIGMTGATFSNLETLANNAGAPSHTQYCGGGVSPCHFYNVANGDPQVFLAVLQAIQQTAIGCQYTIPDTDAGVIDPDKVIVEYTPGSGGPAQQLTRVNDASQCGAGGGWHYDNNANPKLIVLCPATCTAVSADQNAGIQIALGCLGS